Genomic DNA from Marnyiella aurantia:
AGGAGTTCCGATGAGTGCCCCTACTATTCCCACCTTCTTTTGGTTTCCCTTGGACAGATCCCGCACATATTTCTTCCCGTTCAGTATCTCCCCATTGAAGAAGTCGGTGAACTGCTGCAGAAACACATCAACAGAGGCCCTGTTCTGTCCGCGAAGCTCGCCCAGAAAATAAAAGTATTCCTCAGGTGTAAGGTAACCAATCAGAAAAGATTCATCTATAAAGGCAGATGTAAGGCCCTTCCAGTTCTCACTTTCAGCTACATTCTCGCCAGCGATCTGTATCTGGCCTGTACTGGCTTCTATAAGATCTAGCAGCAGCGAAAACAGCGTTGTTTTGCCTGCACCGTTGTTACCAACCAATCCGAAACTTTCCCCCTTAGGAATCTCCAGAAAAGGAATGTTTAAAACTTCAGTCGTACCGTATACCTTAGAAATATTTTGAACTGTAATCATCGTATTTAGTTTTCTTTTTTAAATGCCTGAAGGGTGGAATATTTCTGTGTTTTGTACACCTTCACAATTAGATCAAATATGTAGTTTCGGAGCATGAAACCAACTGCGCCCAGCAGACCCAGGGCCGCAACTGCCGCGTACATTCCGAAAAGGTATTTTACTATAGCAAAGACTGCCATTGGCAGGACCATTTGGGGTATCGCAATCAGAAGTACTTTCATGTTGAAACTATTCTTACCGCCACCAAAACTTTTTGCTGTAGAGTTCAGGTCAATCGCTTGCTTGTTGTAGGCACCTGCAAGCAAGGTAAGGTAGGAATTTACTCCCAGATTATAAAGCCCGGCCCCCAGCACAGTAAGATAGATTTCCCATCCGAAATACAGGTAGGCTGTGGACAATATCATGCCTATTAAAATACTCAGGATAATAAGCGACCATTTGGCCATCAGAAACTTTTTATAAGGAACCTGCTGGGTCATCATTAGCGGGTAATAAGAAGAATCCCAGGCCGGAACCCGCTGTCCGAACATCATCATAAAGCCACCGGTTACGAAGATGGCCGCAAAAAGTTTCATGAAATCCGTTTGGTAGGCGCCGTTAAAAAATAACAGACCGTAAAAAAGAAAGGCAATGCTCATATAAAGCGTAACCTTTGCAGCCTTACTGCGCCTCAGCAGGCGGATATCATTGTTGATGAAAGTGCCCATGGTCCCAAAACGCTGCAGGAATTCGATATTCTCGGTTTTACCCTCTGCCTTTTCAAGTTCAAGACCTTTATCCAGATAGAAATTGCCAAGGATACTTTGGTAGCACAGGTAGGCAACGGTTGCAGCAAGAACTCCTGAAATCAGGAAGGCACCCGGAATATTGTAAAAAGAATAAAAAAACGATTCAGAATAGGACAGAAAAGGTATGTACCCATAGTAATCGAGTGCACCCAAACCTATTATAACGGCAGCTACCGAAAACAAGACGGTGTTCTTCTTATTCAGCAGGATATTCAGGAAGTTATTGAAGTAGAAGACGAACATTATCCCAAAAAGGAACATCAGCACTCCTGTAACCGAATAACCACCGTGGAATATAAGGAGTGCACAGAAAGGAATCATAAAAAGCAGGTACCCCCAGTTGAAGAAATGTAGGAATATCCGGAGAATGGTATAATTAACCAATTGCTTTTTTTTGATATTCTGACCCAGGAAAGGCTTGATATTCTGGGTAGGCATCTGCTGCATAAAGTAGCGGATAAGTAAGTCGACAACAGCGTAATAGAGAAAATATCTGCTGAAAATCCGGATCGGATCCTGCTGCAGTTCTTCCTTAACAAAAAAATACACACCGAACGCCGCTCCTATAAATGCGGCAGCCATCCAGAAATAAGAAAAGGCCACGAGCAATTTCATGATCAGGTTTACGCCAAACTGTGGATTGCGGAGGAAATGCTTTAATTCCAGGGAGAGTAGTCTAAAATACATATCCTTTATTTTTTTTGAATTAATTCATAAGAAGCCTGGCCTGCTCTATGGCAGCCTGTGTTACTTTGGCACCGGAAAGAAGCTGAGCGATTTCCTGCAGTTTTTCATCCGCATCCAGCGGGCGGATCGTACTTTGTGTACGGCCGGAAACTTCTTCCTTCTGAACTTTAAAATGATCATCACCTTTAGCCGCCACCTGCGCCAGGTGGGTAATAACGATAAGCTGCATATTCCGGGACATTTCGCGCATCACATTGCCCATTTCCTCAGCAATCTTACCGGAAACTCCAGTGTCCAGCTCATCCAGAATAAGTGTGGGGAGCTCGGCATTCTCGGCCATCAGTTTCTTTACGGAAAGCATGACGCGTGACCGTTCACCACCAGAGATTGCGGTTTCAATTGGTTTAAGCGGAAATCCGGTGTTCGCCTGGAACAGTAAACTTATATTCTCCTTGCCAAATCGGCTGAAGTCTGGTCTAGCGGTAAGTTCCACCTCAATCTTTGCCTTCTCCAGACCCAGCTGCTTAAGTAAGGTTTCTATCTTATTTTTGAAGACGGGCACCGCTTTCTTGCGGTTAGAAGCAAGTAACTTGGCAAGACGCGTCAGATTTTTCTCCTGTTCAGAAATTTCGGCTTCAGTATCCTGAATCAGCTGCTGAAGTTCGTCCATTCCGGACTGCTCGCCGGCAAGTGCATCGCGCACCTCTATCAGTTCAGCGACTGTGGCAACCTGATGTTTCAGGAACAGTGAATTGATGCGGTTTACTTTTTCATTAAGTCTTTCCAGCACTTCGGGATCAGTCTCAATCTTCTCAGCTTCATTCTGAAGGTCGAATACGATGTCCTTGAATTCCACGATGTTTTCTGCCAAACGGGTATTCAGCAACGTAAATTCATGTGACAGATCCGCGATCCTGTTCAGTTTAGACTTTACATCATTTATCGTGTCCAGAAGACCGATCTGTTCAGCATCAAGTTTAACGAAAATATCCTTCAGGTTTTCTGTAATTGCATCTGCGTTTTCCTGCTTTTTCAGCTGGTTCAGCAAATCTTCCCAATCTACCTCGTCCAGACTGGCTTCGCTGAGTTCAGTAAGCAAAAACTGCTTATAATCCGCTTCTTTATTTCCTTCACTCAGCTGGAGCTTATATCCATGGAGTTTGGACTTGAGATGATTAAAAGCCTCAAATGCGGCTTTATAATCAACAATCAATGATTTATTCTCAGAAAGACCGTCCACAATGCTGAACTGGTAATCTTCGTCAAAGAGATTTGAGGTTTCGAACTGCGAATGTATGTCAATGAGTTTTCCTGAAAGTGATTTCAGAACCTCCAGCGTTACCGGCACATCATTGATGAAAGCACGCGACTTACCAGTGGGCAACAATTCCCGGCGTACAAGGGTATGAGTTTCAAAATCAAGGTCATTATCAAGAAAGAACTGTGTATATGATTCATCAAGAAGAAACTCGGCTTCCACAACACTTTTAGTGGCTGAATCCTGCATCGCTTTCACGTCGGCCCGTTCGCCCATAATAAGACGCAGCGCACCCAGGATAATGGATTTTCCGGCTCCCGTTTCACCTGTAATAACCTGCAGACCTTTATTTATCTGAAGTTCCAGTGAATCAATAAGCGCAAAATTCTTTATAAAAATTCGGTTCAGCATAATAAAAAAAATGAGCTTTAAGAATACCTAAAGCCCTACAAAAATATTGGTTAATAGTTGATGCCGCAAGTTATTTCCAGTTATTCCACCGTGCTTCTGTATTCTTGGGCGAAAGTGTTATCATAAGCTGTTTCAGCTCGTTCATGTTAACAGCCCCGTTGTTCCTGGAATCAAAAATATTATAAATCTCAGCTGCTTTTGTATCCAGAAACAAATTGATGGCGTAGTTCTGCTGGAATGAATTTTCAAACTGCTTCAGCGCCATCAGCGCATCCGCGATCACTTTCTTTGGGCTGGACTGATCCTGGTTGTACATATTGTCCAGGCCGGAGCGGTGATAGTTGTAAAAAACGGTCCGCACCGGATTGTAGGAAGGGGCTATGATCCCGTCAATCAAAGCACCTCTGGTACGCGGCCCTTCTACAACAGACCATCCTTCGTAGCCTTTGTTCATCGCGTTACGCGAAATCTGCTGAGCTTTTGTAAAGTGCTGCTGTCCTCCCATGGACTGAAAACTGTCTGCATCATAGCCCAGGATCATATAAACATAGAAGCTGATGATGTCCGTAAGATTCTTGCCCGAAAACTGGCGTTCGTTGAAGACCAGGTTTTCATTTTCAACATATTCAAAGTCGATCTTAGTGTCATTAACATTCATGAGCGGGGACTCATAAGTCGAGTTAAACACCGGCCTTACCGCCTGCACCACCATGGTACCGTTGAAACGGTTTCCCTCACGACCTGTGATCACGAAAGCGAAATTGGCTTTTACCTTTTCAAAGTTTTGCAGTCTTTTCCCCGTCCAGCTGGTTTTGTTGATGAAGTCGCGCACGTTCTTCTCCAGCGTCTTATAAACCTGCTGGTTACTTCCGGAAAGCTGCTGCGCATTCACTGTCACATTGGCCATGATCTCCTGTGAGAAAGCGGAACCGGCAAAGAAAAGGATGATGAATATGGAAAGGAAATTTTTCATTGTAAGTATTGAGTTTGAGAACGGAAAAATACTCAATTTATTTTAATGTTCCCTGCTGTACGAATTCCAGAATGTCTGCAGCAACAGCCTGCTTGGATTTCAGCCCAAACTCCGTAATTCCGTCAGACGTAATGAATTTAACCAGATTGGTATCCTTACCGAAGCCTGCTCCCGCATCGCTTAATGAATTCAGAACGATCATATCCAGATTCTTGCGTTCAAGCTTACCCCGGGCATTCTCCTCTTCGTTCTCAGTTTCCAGTGCAAAACCGACGAGGAACTGATTGTTTTTCCGCAGCCCCATTTCCGCCAGGATATCAGGATTCTTTATGAGTTCAATGGTGAGATGGGAATCTGACTTTTTAATTTTCTGGGCGGCAACGTTTGCCGGCGCATAATCTGCTACGGCTGCGCTGGCAATGGCTACATCTACAGTATCATAAAACCTGAACACCTGATCATACATTTCCTGTGCTGAAGTAATTCTGATGAGCTGAATCCGTTCATGACCCGTCTGGAGTGATGTTGGACCGGAAATAAGTATCACCTGAGCACCCCGCGCAGCGGCAGCCTCCGCAATAGCAAATCCCATCTTGCCCGATGAGTGATTACCGATGAAACGTACCGGATCTATGGCTTCATAAGTTGGCCCGGCAGTTATCAGCACGGTTTTGCCTGCAAATGACTGTGAATCACTGTATATATTAAGATAATCCGTAATGGATTGGATGATGGTTTCCGGTTCGGCCATCCTGCCTTCGCCTATGAGACCGCTTGCCAGTTCTCCATCTTCAGCAGGAATAATGAAATGTCCAAAATCTTCCGCTATCTCAAGGTTCTGTCGTGTAGAAGGATGGGCATACATGTCCAGATCCATGGCCGGAGCAATGAAGACAGGACATTTTGCTGAAAGGTAAGTCGCAATAACAAGATTGTCGCATTGCCCATGCATCATCTTGGCCAGGGTATTAGCGGTACAGGGAGCGATAATCATCAGATCTGCCCAGAGCGCAAGGTCCACATGGCTGTTCCAGGTTCCGTTTTCAGAATAGAAGTCAGAATAGACGGGCTTTTTGGAAAGCGTGGAAAGCGTAAGCGGCGATACAAAATTGGATGCAGCCGGCGTCATAATCACCTGAACTTCCGCACCTTCTTTTATGAAGCTGCGCACCAACAGATTTATTTTATAGGCTGCGATACCACCGGTTATCGCAATGAGTATTTTTTTATCCTGCAGAATCATCGAAAATCTTTGAGCACTAATTTACCCCTTTTTTGCCAAAGTGCATAAAAAAATCACAGCGGAAAACCGCTGTGACAATGAGTTATAAGGAAAAAAGAGCCTATGCTCTGTCTTCAGTTTTTCTGTAGTAGATTTCTTCGTCCAACCACTCTTTTATAGCAATAGAAGTTGGTTTCGGCAGTTTTTCATAGTGCTTGGAGATCTCAATTTGCTCTCTGTTTTCAAAAACCTCTTCAAGAGTTGCATTGTGCACCGCAAACTCATCCAGTTTTCCGTGAAGTTCGGTACGGATCTCGGCATTGATCTGCTCCGCGCGTTTTCCCATGATTACGATGGCTTCGTAGATGGAACCTACATTCTGTTCAATCTTGTCCCTGTCGTACGTAATGGTGTTCAGTTCTGCTCTTGTATCTTTTGCGCTCATTTTGAGAGAGTTATTTATAATTTAGGATGCAAATATAGTGATTATTTTTCAAGTGGTAAAGTGACCGCCGGAGGAGGCGTGTTCAGTATAGCACTGTCTCTTAAGGCCTGTTTGGTCTGCTTTTCGGCATCTGAGGCGGAACGTTCAGTTTCGCGCTGCTGCCTGGCAAGCAAAGTAGCTTTCTGTGCTTCAATTTCCTTCTGTTGACGGTTGAAGCTTTCCTGCTCTTTTACGAGACGGGCACGGATAGATTCAGCGGTTTTTGAATATTCGGTTCCCGGCATTTCCTTTTCTACGAGTCTTGCAAAAGACAGGGCGCTTTCAATACGCTCCTGTTTCAGGCTGAATACAGAGTTTACCGCAAGTTCATATCTGGATTTAAGGATATAATCGTAAATGGAAGGTCTTAGTTTTGTAGAGGGAAAATCGCCCAAAACATTTTCAAATGCAACATCAGCTGCTTTATACTCACCCATTTTGTAATACTGACGGGCATTCTCGTAGGCTTTATATTCCAGTTTGTAGCTTAACTCATCCGTAAGCTGGCTGATGTTACGTGACCTTTCTGAGGTTGGATATTCGTTCAGGAAGTTCTGCAACTCGTTAATTGCCAGTTCGGTACTGGTTTGATCCAGGTTATAGTCCATTGAGCCCTCATAATAACAAAGTGCCGACATATAGGCAGCCTCTTCCTTTCTTGGATCCTGTGGGAAAGTTACAGCGAAGTTTTTAAACTGGTGACCTGCAAGTTTATAATTCTTATCGTAGTAATTGGCATAAGCGGAATTGAACACCACGTTGGGCGCATCGTCTGTTCCCGCAACCAGATTGGAAAGCCTTTCATATAAAGCCAATGATTTGGCCCATTTTTTATTGGCAAAATGTTCATTTGCTACCTTAAGGATGAAATCCTTATCGGCACTTTTAAGTGCCTGGTCATGAACTGTATTACAGGCTGTAACCAATATTGCCGTAAGAAGGATTAAAACAATTTTTTTCATAGAATCTTGTCGTGCGGCCTACATATTAGACTGTAAGCCTGTCAGCCTGCAAAAATATAATATTTTTACCAATAGTTTTGGTTTTATGATTATTTAACGCTAATTAATCCTGCACAAACCCTAAAAGTGCAAAGACAGTGAGCATCATATTGGCTTTCACCTTTTTTTCCGCTTCCTTAATGTAGCTTTGATCATCGCTGTGCCGAACATAATTCTCCATAAAGTTCTTATTCCTGATAGAAAACAGGGTGGTACCGAGAATAATGGAAAGGATATCCTCCGGCTTTGGAGCGAATGTAAAAACTCCTGATGCAATCCCTTTTTTTAGAACCTCATCAATTTTCTTTACACAAAACTGATAGAAGACAAGTAACTCCTGCTTTAAGTTTTCGTTCCGTCGAAGTTCCTGCGACACAAACCCGTGAAACTGACCATATTTAAAGAGCTGGCCCACAATATATTTAATGATTTCCCGCATCTGCATTTCGGGCTTTCCATCTTTGATGATCTCTGAAAATTCAGCAAAATGCTCACGTGTACGCTGAACTCTATAATGGTAAAGATGATACATCATTTTCTCCTTGGAACCAAAATAGTAGGAAATCATGGCCACATTAATATTTGCTTTTGCCGAAATATCACGAACGGAAGTCCCTTCAAACCCTTTTTCCGCAATCAGTTCTTCCGCAATATTCAGGATGTGTATCTGCTTCTCCGTAAACTTCTTTCCCATTCATGTGATTTTTAGTAAAGTTAACATAACATTAACAAATAAACAAGTGTTTAATCAAACTATGCTATTTTTGATGATGGAATATTTCGACTTTCATCATCATAACCGCGCGACGGAAAAAGGCATCTATAATCTGTCTTTTCCGGAGTTACCAAGAGAGGGGCTGTTTTCCGCAGGAATTCACCCGCAGGAAATATCATCGGGTAATGAAAGCAGATGGAAGTGGCTGCATGAAGTGAGTCAGCATCCCAATTGTGTAGCCATCGGCGAATGTGGTTTGGATGGCCGGGTTCCGGACGAAAAAGTGCAGAGTGAAGCTTTTTCCAGGCAGACTGAACTGGCCAATGACCTCTGTAAACCAATGATTATCCATTGTGTACGCCGGTTTTCCCATCTGATTCCTTTCAGAAAAAAAGTTCGTGTGCCCATGGTTGTCCACGGATTCAGCAAAAAGCAATCGGTGGCAGAGGAGCTCAGAAAACATGATTTCTACCTGAGTTTTGGTAAGTCAGTTTTACAAAATGTAAATTTGCAGCGGCTGGTGAAGGATTTCCCAACTGAGAAGATGTTTCTTGAGACAGATGCGGATGAAGGCGGTATTGAGGAACTTTACCGGTTAGTCAGCTCGGTGAAAGGCATTTCTGAAGAAGCACTTATACATCAAATCGAAAAAAACCTGCAGGCAATTATGCCGCGATAGAAATTTTATGGAAAAAAACTGGCTGGAACGCACAGAACTGCTGATAAAGGAAAAGGGAGCCAGGAAACTTCTGAAATCCAATGTACTCGTCATTGGACTGGGAGGTGTAGGTTCTTTTGCCGCTGAATTCCTGGCGCGGGCCGGAATCGGAACAATGACCATTGTAGACGGCGACACGGTGGACATTACCAATATAAACCGCCAGCTGCCCGCTCTGCACAGTACAATAGGTCTTTCCAAAGCAGACCTGATGCAGGCGCGCCTCATGGACATCAACCCAAATCTTAAGTTAACTCAAATCAGCCGGTTTCTTGAACCTGAAGATATGGTGGAGATTCTGGACGCTGATAAGTTCGATTATGTTCTGGACTGTATAGACAGCGTAACGCCTAAGATCACACTTATTAAGGCGGCCAAAAGAAAAAAGATTAAAGTAGTTAGCTGTATGGGCGCCGGTGGAAAAACAGATCCAAGTAAGGTAATGGTACGCGACATCAGCAAGACTTATAACTGCTATCTGGCCAAACAGGTACGCAAACGCCTGAAGAAGGAAAGTATCAACAAAGGGATCCGCTGTGTTTTCTCCAATGAAATTCAGCAGGAAAACAGCCTGAAGCTGACCGATGGGACCAACTATAAAAAATCCTTTTACGGAACAATAAGCTATATTCCCGCAATGTTCGGACTTTATGCCGCGGCGGAAGTGATAAACCATCTTTTAAAAAATGAATGATTCAGGAACCGGAGACACGTGCTACCCACGAGCCGAAAAACTTAAGTCGAAGCGGGAACTGGACGTGCTTTTTGACAAAGGTAAGTGGAAGACTGTGGGCAACATGCGGATTGTTACCTACTCTACCGCTGAGCTACCTCAGGCAAAAATCGGTGTGTCGGTATCGAAAAGGAATTTTAAGAAAGCTGTGCACCGCAACCGGATTAAAAGACTACTGCGCGAAGCCTACAGGCTGAATAAGAGCAGTTTCACAGAAGCGTTCGGCACGTCAGGCATCTCCATGATATTCTGGGTTTCATCCACAATGCCAAAAAATTATGATGAAGTGAAAGAGGCATTCCTGAAGCTTTGCCAAACTAAAAAATAATTATACTGGCGTGAATTTCCTTTTCGTAAATTTGATTTCCTAACTATAAACAAATCGCGAAATGCTGGATAATATACCTTACCTACCTTACTTTCTTAGTGCCTTTATCGGTATAGGCCTTGCCGCAGCTTCCGGCTTCAGGGTTTTCCTGCCCATGTTTACGGTGAGTATGGCTTCGTATATGGGATGGATCCCGATGAATGAGTCTTTTGAATGGCTGGCGGGCCTTCCCACATTAATCGCGACAGGTTTTGCAATGATTTTTGAGATCCTGGCCTATTATATTCCTATTGTAGATCATTTACTGGATACACTGTCTGTTCCGCTGGCCACTCTGGCAGGCTCCGTACTTTTTGCAAGTCAGTTTGCTGATTTGGGGACTTTTCCTCAATGGGCACTTGCACTTATTGCCGGCGGAGGAACTGCGGCGGCCATAAGTTCGGGATTTGCGGGAACGCGGGCAGCTTCAACGGCAACCACAGGCGGACTGGGTAATTCGGTAGTAGCCACAACCGAAACTGCGGGCGCTGGAATCATGTCCATACTGGCACTTGCAGCACCAATTTTTGCCGCCATCATTGCCATAGCTTTGGTAATCACTGTCCTTATTTTAGGCAAAAAGTTGTGGAATAAATTCAGAAATTTCAAAGCCGACCGAAATTCAAAAATAATTGATGTAGAAGCTGTAGAGCGTAAAAACCTGGAATAGCGGATATCTATTTGCCTTTTTTATTCACTTTATAGATCATTATTATAATTGCCAGCACTGTCAATAGTATAAGGCTGTATTTAAGGTAGTTATTCTCCACTGTAAGTGCTGAATTTTCCAACAGTAAGGAATTCATTTTGCGGTTGGAGTTGAATTCCACAATTTCGATCAGGCTATCATCCGTCTCGCGAATAGTCTGATTTTCAATTTCGTATTCATCCGCAAGTCTGCTTAGAGTCACCAGTTCGGTCCTGGAAACTTCAGAGAGAGCTTTTGTAGACAGGCAATGGCTTGAGTATACAAACTCACTGTCTGAATCGAGGAATCCGAAAATCAGGTATTTTCCGTGCGCAACGAAGGGGTAATCACAAGTATCTAAAGAGGAAGAAAGTAAAGTCACCTCCTTAGTTTGATAAAAAGAAAATTCTGAAGGTGATTTATAACTCTTTACAATCTTGGCTCTACTTAGGAGAATCGGATTGTTTTGCTGAAGCCCGGGAAATTCGTTAACTGTACTGTAAATATTGGCAACAAATACGAAGTCAGCGCTTTTAAATGAACTTTCAATATCCTGATGATTACATTTACATGCAAAAGCCGGGATTGACCATAGCATTGAGCACAGAACCAGCCATTTCTGCACCATTATTTCTGAAAGAACATTTTTACGGCCAC
This window encodes:
- a CDS encoding ABC transporter ATP-binding protein, yielding MITVQNISKVYGTTEVLNIPFLEIPKGESFGLVGNNGAGKTTLFSLLLDLIEASTGQIQIAGENVAESENWKGLTSAFIDESFLIGYLTPEEYFYFLGELRGQNRASVDVFLQQFTDFFNGEILNGKKYVRDLSKGNQKKVGIVGALIGTPDIIILDEPFANLDPSTQFKLKKLIRDWSQNHQVTFLISSHDLAHTTEVSNRIVVLNRGKIVRDIATSPETLRELEAFFAGDAGE
- a CDS encoding DUF5687 family protein: MYFRLLSLELKHFLRNPQFGVNLIMKLLVAFSYFWMAAAFIGAAFGVYFFVKEELQQDPIRIFSRYFLYYAVVDLLIRYFMQQMPTQNIKPFLGQNIKKKQLVNYTILRIFLHFFNWGYLLFMIPFCALLIFHGGYSVTGVLMFLFGIMFVFYFNNFLNILLNKKNTVLFSVAAVIIGLGALDYYGYIPFLSYSESFFYSFYNIPGAFLISGVLAATVAYLCYQSILGNFYLDKGLELEKAEGKTENIEFLQRFGTMGTFINNDIRLLRRSKAAKVTLYMSIAFLFYGLLFFNGAYQTDFMKLFAAIFVTGGFMMMFGQRVPAWDSSYYPLMMTQQVPYKKFLMAKWSLIILSILIGMILSTAYLYFGWEIYLTVLGAGLYNLGVNSYLTLLAGAYNKQAIDLNSTAKSFGGGKNSFNMKVLLIAIPQMVLPMAVFAIVKYLFGMYAAVAALGLLGAVGFMLRNYIFDLIVKVYKTQKYSTLQAFKKEN
- a CDS encoding DNA repair protein RecN, yielding MLNRIFIKNFALIDSLELQINKGLQVITGETGAGKSIILGALRLIMGERADVKAMQDSATKSVVEAEFLLDESYTQFFLDNDLDFETHTLVRRELLPTGKSRAFINDVPVTLEVLKSLSGKLIDIHSQFETSNLFDEDYQFSIVDGLSENKSLIVDYKAAFEAFNHLKSKLHGYKLQLSEGNKEADYKQFLLTELSEASLDEVDWEDLLNQLKKQENADAITENLKDIFVKLDAEQIGLLDTINDVKSKLNRIADLSHEFTLLNTRLAENIVEFKDIVFDLQNEAEKIETDPEVLERLNEKVNRINSLFLKHQVATVAELIEVRDALAGEQSGMDELQQLIQDTEAEISEQEKNLTRLAKLLASNRKKAVPVFKNKIETLLKQLGLEKAKIEVELTARPDFSRFGKENISLLFQANTGFPLKPIETAISGGERSRVMLSVKKLMAENAELPTLILDELDTGVSGKIAEEMGNVMREMSRNMQLIVITHLAQVAAKGDDHFKVQKEEVSGRTQSTIRPLDADEKLQEIAQLLSGAKVTQAAIEQARLLMN
- the porD gene encoding type IX secretion system protein PorD — protein: MKNFLSIFIILFFAGSAFSQEIMANVTVNAQQLSGSNQQVYKTLEKNVRDFINKTSWTGKRLQNFEKVKANFAFVITGREGNRFNGTMVVQAVRPVFNSTYESPLMNVNDTKIDFEYVENENLVFNERQFSGKNLTDIISFYVYMILGYDADSFQSMGGQQHFTKAQQISRNAMNKGYEGWSVVEGPRTRGALIDGIIAPSYNPVRTVFYNYHRSGLDNMYNQDQSSPKKVIADALMALKQFENSFQQNYAINLFLDTKAAEIYNIFDSRNNGAVNMNELKQLMITLSPKNTEARWNNWK
- the coaBC gene encoding bifunctional phosphopantothenoylcysteine decarboxylase/phosphopantothenate--cysteine ligase CoaBC, with amino-acid sequence MILQDKKILIAITGGIAAYKINLLVRSFIKEGAEVQVIMTPAASNFVSPLTLSTLSKKPVYSDFYSENGTWNSHVDLALWADLMIIAPCTANTLAKMMHGQCDNLVIATYLSAKCPVFIAPAMDLDMYAHPSTRQNLEIAEDFGHFIIPAEDGELASGLIGEGRMAEPETIIQSITDYLNIYSDSQSFAGKTVLITAGPTYEAIDPVRFIGNHSSGKMGFAIAEAAAARGAQVILISGPTSLQTGHERIQLIRITSAQEMYDQVFRFYDTVDVAIASAAVADYAPANVAAQKIKKSDSHLTIELIKNPDILAEMGLRKNNQFLVGFALETENEEENARGKLERKNLDMIVLNSLSDAGAGFGKDTNLVKFITSDGITEFGLKSKQAVAADILEFVQQGTLK
- a CDS encoding DNA-directed RNA polymerase subunit omega encodes the protein MSAKDTRAELNTITYDRDKIEQNVGSIYEAIVIMGKRAEQINAEIRTELHGKLDEFAVHNATLEEVFENREQIEISKHYEKLPKPTSIAIKEWLDEEIYYRKTEDRA
- a CDS encoding outer membrane protein assembly factor BamD, which translates into the protein MKKIVLILLTAILVTACNTVHDQALKSADKDFILKVANEHFANKKWAKSLALYERLSNLVAGTDDAPNVVFNSAYANYYDKNYKLAGHQFKNFAVTFPQDPRKEEAAYMSALCYYEGSMDYNLDQTSTELAINELQNFLNEYPTSERSRNISQLTDELSYKLEYKAYENARQYYKMGEYKAADVAFENVLGDFPSTKLRPSIYDYILKSRYELAVNSVFSLKQERIESALSFARLVEKEMPGTEYSKTAESIRARLVKEQESFNRQQKEIEAQKATLLARQQRETERSASDAEKQTKQALRDSAILNTPPPAVTLPLEK
- a CDS encoding TetR/AcrR family transcriptional regulator, translated to MGKKFTEKQIHILNIAEELIAEKGFEGTSVRDISAKANINVAMISYYFGSKEKMMYHLYHYRVQRTREHFAEFSEIIKDGKPEMQMREIIKYIVGQLFKYGQFHGFVSQELRRNENLKQELLVFYQFCVKKIDEVLKKGIASGVFTFAPKPEDILSIILGTTLFSIRNKNFMENYVRHSDDQSYIKEAEKKVKANMMLTVFALLGFVQD
- a CDS encoding TatD family hydrolase, with protein sequence MMEYFDFHHHNRATEKGIYNLSFPELPREGLFSAGIHPQEISSGNESRWKWLHEVSQHPNCVAIGECGLDGRVPDEKVQSEAFSRQTELANDLCKPMIIHCVRRFSHLIPFRKKVRVPMVVHGFSKKQSVAEELRKHDFYLSFGKSVLQNVNLQRLVKDFPTEKMFLETDADEGGIEELYRLVSSVKGISEEALIHQIEKNLQAIMPR
- a CDS encoding tRNA threonylcarbamoyladenosine dehydratase gives rise to the protein MEKNWLERTELLIKEKGARKLLKSNVLVIGLGGVGSFAAEFLARAGIGTMTIVDGDTVDITNINRQLPALHSTIGLSKADLMQARLMDINPNLKLTQISRFLEPEDMVEILDADKFDYVLDCIDSVTPKITLIKAAKRKKIKVVSCMGAGGKTDPSKVMVRDISKTYNCYLAKQVRKRLKKESINKGIRCVFSNEIQQENSLKLTDGTNYKKSFYGTISYIPAMFGLYAAAEVINHLLKNE
- the rnpA gene encoding ribonuclease P protein component — encoded protein: MNDSGTGDTCYPRAEKLKSKRELDVLFDKGKWKTVGNMRIVTYSTAELPQAKIGVSVSKRNFKKAVHRNRIKRLLREAYRLNKSSFTEAFGTSGISMIFWVSSTMPKNYDEVKEAFLKLCQTKK
- a CDS encoding DUF4126 domain-containing protein produces the protein MLDNIPYLPYFLSAFIGIGLAAASGFRVFLPMFTVSMASYMGWIPMNESFEWLAGLPTLIATGFAMIFEILAYYIPIVDHLLDTLSVPLATLAGSVLFASQFADLGTFPQWALALIAGGGTAAAISSGFAGTRAASTATTGGLGNSVVATTETAGAGIMSILALAAPIFAAIIAIALVITVLILGKKLWNKFRNFKADRNSKIIDVEAVERKNLE